From the Candidatus Peribacteria bacterium genome, one window contains:
- the rpsO gene encoding 30S ribosomal protein S15, which produces MAIKRKTKKKLITDSQIHEKDTGSPQVQIAILTKEIGLLTGHLQEHKKDHSARRGLLGKVAQRRKLLNYLRMNKPNEYQKVLETHGLKK; this is translated from the coding sequence ATGGCCATCAAGCGCAAAACCAAGAAGAAACTGATCACGGACAGCCAGATCCACGAAAAGGATACCGGCTCCCCGCAGGTGCAGATCGCTATCCTCACCAAGGAAATCGGTCTCCTCACCGGCCACCTTCAGGAACACAAGAAGGATCATTCCGCACGCCGTGGACTGCTTGGTAAGGTTGCACAGCGCCGCAAACTTTTGAACTACCTCCGCATGAACAAGCCGAACGAGTACCAGAAGGTTCTCGAAACACACGGGCTCAAGAAATAA
- the trpR gene encoding trp operon repressor, translated as MAVSKKHIAELYELFASVEDEKEAKLLLTDILTPQELESLAERWQLIQALNKGMPQREIAEKLEISISKITRGSRMLQFGEGGFKHFLGKLQKK; from the coding sequence ATGGCCGTTTCCAAAAAGCACATCGCCGAACTCTACGAACTCTTTGCATCTGTTGAAGACGAGAAAGAAGCAAAGCTGCTCCTGACCGATATCCTCACACCGCAGGAACTGGAGTCGCTCGCAGAACGCTGGCAACTGATTCAGGCGCTTAACAAGGGAATGCCCCAGCGCGAGATTGCAGAAAAACTGGAGATCAGCATCAGTAAAATCACCCGGGGAAGTCGCATGCTGCAGTTTGGCGAAGGGGGATTCAAGCATTTTCTAGGCAAGTTACAGAAGAAATAG
- a CDS encoding UvrD-helicase domain-containing protein → METLNNDAILNGLNEEQQQAVLQTNGPVLILAGAGSGKTRALTHRIAYLISKGVQPWQILSVTFTNKAATEMKERIKSMLHLSDPDTPGPFDQSQGDRHSKLPVMGTFHSICVRILRRDIEKLGRDRNFVIYDGDDQEKLMKTVLKDMRIPEEEMKARAALSYIGKFKSEAYSPKEALAQATTDKMIKIAQMYERYQTALRQSNALDFDDLILETVRLFHECPDVLDRYQETWRYLHVDEYQDTNHGQYLLITLLAQKYRNICVIGDPDQSIYGFRGADIRNILEFEKEYKDAVRIKLEQNYRSTQPILTAADKVISANPNRPDKNMWTNRTEGPMIIVNEVRDERREAEEVVKAVQQMLASGTPLREQVILYRTHAQSRVFEEACMRSGIPYRILGGVKFYARKEVKDVLAYLYAILNPYDTVSMLRIVNVPSRKIGETTLSKIQAFASEQHLSLWDSLNYASQIETLDDGVRNRINNFTALLSLYKNMSKTVVVSALAEQLLTDLGMEKWLTEGEEEGEERWRNVQELLTVMHKYDALDPETSLMSFLEEVALVSEVDKLSEGRTDALTLMTLHLCKGLEFEHVMIVGCEEGLFPHSNSMYDKEQLEEERRIMYVGMTRAKTQLRLFFAKSRFMWGEGKSNPHSRFLDDLPEEVLERRSDDVLSAFSWASGQGEQRMRGGKLEPFRQQTNDVEIEFNQDVDFGAEGDPDVGSRVEHPLYGKGTIETKRGDIVEIIFDGGPKKTFALSIAPLKLL, encoded by the coding sequence GTGGAAACCCTCAACAACGACGCGATTTTGAATGGCCTGAATGAAGAGCAGCAGCAAGCAGTGCTCCAGACAAACGGACCTGTGCTTATTCTGGCTGGAGCGGGTTCAGGCAAGACGCGCGCACTCACGCACCGCATTGCGTATCTCATCAGCAAAGGCGTACAGCCGTGGCAGATCCTCTCGGTCACTTTCACGAACAAGGCGGCCACCGAGATGAAAGAGCGCATCAAATCGATGCTGCATTTGAGCGATCCGGATACGCCGGGCCCATTCGACCAGTCGCAGGGTGACCGACATTCAAAACTGCCGGTGATGGGAACATTTCACAGTATTTGTGTCCGCATTCTCCGGCGCGACATTGAAAAGCTCGGACGCGACCGGAACTTCGTGATTTACGATGGGGACGATCAGGAGAAACTAATGAAGACAGTCCTGAAAGACATGCGCATTCCGGAGGAGGAAATGAAGGCGCGCGCGGCGCTCAGTTATATCGGCAAATTCAAGTCTGAAGCCTACAGTCCGAAGGAAGCTCTCGCGCAAGCAACGACCGATAAAATGATTAAAATTGCCCAGATGTACGAGCGGTACCAGACGGCACTGCGCCAGAGTAATGCACTCGATTTTGATGACCTGATTCTTGAGACCGTTCGCCTCTTTCATGAGTGCCCGGATGTGCTCGATAGGTACCAGGAGACCTGGCGGTATCTGCATGTGGATGAGTATCAGGATACGAACCACGGACAATATCTGCTGATTACTCTGCTCGCGCAGAAGTACCGGAATATCTGCGTGATCGGTGATCCGGATCAGTCCATTTACGGTTTCCGCGGTGCGGATATCCGGAACATTCTGGAGTTTGAGAAAGAATATAAAGACGCTGTGCGCATCAAACTCGAACAGAACTATCGCTCCACCCAGCCCATTCTGACTGCAGCCGACAAGGTGATTTCTGCAAACCCGAACCGCCCGGACAAGAACATGTGGACCAACCGTACAGAGGGTCCGATGATTATCGTGAATGAAGTCCGGGACGAACGACGCGAAGCGGAAGAAGTGGTGAAGGCAGTGCAGCAGATGCTCGCAAGTGGAACACCTCTCCGCGAACAAGTCATTCTGTACCGCACCCATGCACAATCCCGCGTCTTTGAAGAAGCCTGCATGCGCTCCGGCATCCCCTACCGCATTCTGGGCGGCGTGAAATTCTACGCACGCAAGGAAGTGAAGGATGTGCTCGCGTATCTGTATGCCATCCTGAACCCCTACGACACCGTGTCGATGCTCCGCATTGTAAACGTACCGTCGCGCAAAATCGGAGAGACAACGCTGTCCAAAATCCAGGCATTCGCGAGCGAGCAACACCTGAGTCTGTGGGACAGTCTGAACTACGCATCGCAGATTGAGACACTGGATGACGGCGTCCGAAACCGCATCAATAATTTCACAGCTCTCCTGAGCCTCTACAAAAACATGTCAAAGACCGTCGTGGTAAGCGCTCTTGCGGAGCAGTTACTGACCGATCTTGGTATGGAAAAATGGCTGACCGAAGGCGAAGAGGAAGGCGAGGAGCGCTGGCGCAACGTCCAGGAATTGCTGACGGTTATGCACAAATATGACGCTCTTGATCCGGAAACCTCGCTGATGAGCTTCCTCGAGGAAGTTGCCCTCGTGTCCGAAGTGGACAAGCTGTCAGAGGGCAGAACCGACGCTCTTACGCTGATGACGCTGCACCTGTGCAAGGGGCTTGAGTTCGAACATGTGATGATTGTGGGCTGCGAGGAAGGCCTCTTCCCGCACAGCAACAGCATGTACGACAAGGAGCAGCTGGAAGAAGAGCGCCGCATTATGTATGTGGGTATGACACGCGCCAAAACACAGCTGCGACTCTTCTTCGCAAAGAGCCGCTTCATGTGGGGCGAAGGCAAAAGCAATCCCCACAGCCGCTTCCTGGATGACCTGCCGGAAGAGGTGCTTGAACGCAGAAGTGACGATGTGCTGAGTGCATTCTCCTGGGCCAGTGGCCAGGGTGAGCAGCGGATGCGCGGCGGCAAACTGGAACCGTTCCGTCAGCAGACAAACGACGTGGAGATCGAGTTCAATCAGGATGTGGACTTTGGCGCAGAGGGCGACCCGGATGTCGGCTCCCGTGTGGAGCACCCGCTCTACGGCAAAGGAACAATCGAAACCAAGCGCGGCGATATTGTGGAAATCATTTTTGATGGAGGACCCAAGAAAACCTTCGCCCTCAGCATTGCCCCGCTCAAGCTGCTTTAA
- a CDS encoding polyribonucleotide nucleotidyltransferase, whose translation MAEKQYTLELGDQKLTFSTGKIARQANATVLAQMGDTVCMGNVTVSEKPRDGVDFLPLQLVYQEKYYAGGKICGGRYRKREGRPSDDYVLLARVIDRGLRPMFPKYMRNDIQVFCTVLSYDGENEHDVLAANAASLAVAISDCPFEGALGSVRVGLIGGELVLNPSVEALKKSDLDMFLTASLERVVMIEAGANQVPEADILRAIEFGKKWAQKIAKFLDEIRKEIGKEKFVVEAPFMHEEGYNYLKEWAVPTISKAIKDDMSKKARRAIFNQLIADANAKLEEKYGPAGDDETLATLYTHGSVFLDKIIKNEMRRLVLEEGIRMSSRKIDEIRPLTAEVDILPKRVHGSALFQRGETQGMTTCTLGSPGDKQLVEGMEGEHELRYMHHYNFPPFSVGETSNRLMTGNREIGHGNLAQRGLLPVLPTEAEFPYTIRTVTEILESNGSSSMAATCGSTLALMAAGVPISAPVSGIALGLISDEEKGQYVILSDLQDEEDFGGDMDFKLTGTAKGVTAIQMDIKIKGLPDSVFADALERSKVGRAFILDVMLKAIPEPRKEMSPYAPRIETITINPDDIRLVIGKGGETIQKITGELGVEIDIDDSGLVFVTALNGDSMAKAKEWIEGIVAKPEVGKVYECKVVRIIDGTGAIVEFLKGKDAMIHISELAWGRTEKVEDVVKVGDVIQAKCVEFDAQEGKTRMSLKQMTAPPEGYVAPVRRPPMSGGRPGGFGGGRPGGFRR comes from the coding sequence ATGGCTGAAAAGCAATACACCCTTGAGCTGGGTGATCAGAAGCTCACATTCTCGACGGGCAAAATCGCCCGTCAGGCCAATGCCACCGTACTTGCGCAGATGGGTGATACCGTCTGTATGGGTAACGTGACAGTGTCCGAAAAGCCGCGCGACGGCGTCGATTTCCTGCCGCTCCAGCTGGTGTATCAGGAAAAGTACTACGCAGGCGGCAAAATCTGCGGCGGTCGTTACCGCAAGCGCGAAGGTCGTCCGAGTGATGACTACGTGCTCCTTGCCCGTGTGATTGATCGCGGTCTTCGCCCGATGTTCCCGAAGTACATGAGAAACGACATCCAGGTGTTCTGCACCGTCCTCTCGTACGACGGTGAAAATGAACACGATGTCCTCGCGGCAAATGCAGCCAGCCTTGCTGTTGCCATCTCCGATTGTCCGTTCGAAGGCGCTCTCGGATCTGTCCGTGTTGGATTGATCGGCGGCGAACTCGTGTTGAATCCGTCTGTGGAAGCTCTCAAGAAAAGCGACCTCGATATGTTCCTCACCGCCTCACTCGAACGTGTGGTGATGATTGAAGCCGGTGCCAACCAGGTGCCTGAGGCTGATATCCTCCGCGCAATTGAATTCGGAAAGAAGTGGGCACAGAAAATCGCAAAGTTCCTCGACGAAATCCGCAAGGAAATCGGTAAAGAGAAGTTTGTGGTCGAGGCGCCGTTCATGCACGAAGAAGGGTACAACTATCTGAAGGAATGGGCAGTGCCGACCATCAGCAAGGCGATTAAGGACGACATGTCCAAGAAGGCCCGCCGCGCGATTTTCAATCAGCTTATTGCCGATGCCAACGCGAAGCTCGAAGAGAAGTACGGTCCGGCCGGCGACGATGAAACACTGGCAACCCTCTACACACATGGGTCCGTGTTCCTCGACAAAATTATCAAGAATGAAATGCGCCGCCTCGTCCTCGAAGAGGGTATTCGCATGAGCAGCCGCAAGATTGATGAAATCCGCCCGCTGACTGCAGAAGTGGATATTCTTCCGAAGCGTGTGCATGGCTCCGCTCTCTTCCAGCGTGGAGAGACGCAGGGTATGACGACCTGTACGCTCGGATCCCCGGGTGACAAGCAGCTCGTGGAGGGAATGGAAGGGGAGCATGAACTCCGCTACATGCACCACTATAACTTCCCGCCGTTCTCCGTTGGTGAAACATCCAATCGCCTGATGACCGGTAACCGCGAAATCGGACACGGAAACCTCGCACAGCGCGGACTCCTGCCGGTGCTCCCGACGGAAGCCGAATTCCCGTACACCATCCGCACTGTTACCGAAATCCTCGAAAGTAACGGTTCATCCTCCATGGCTGCAACCTGTGGTTCCACACTCGCGCTCATGGCTGCCGGTGTGCCAATCAGTGCTCCGGTGTCCGGAATCGCGCTCGGTCTTATTTCTGACGAGGAGAAGGGACAGTACGTCATTCTCTCCGATCTCCAGGATGAAGAAGACTTCGGCGGTGATATGGACTTCAAGCTCACCGGAACTGCGAAAGGTGTGACGGCTATCCAGATGGATATCAAGATCAAGGGTCTGCCGGATTCCGTCTTTGCAGACGCTCTCGAGCGTTCCAAAGTCGGCCGCGCATTCATTCTCGATGTCATGCTCAAAGCTATCCCAGAGCCACGCAAAGAGATGAGCCCGTACGCACCACGCATCGAAACCATCACCATTAACCCGGACGATATCCGTCTCGTGATTGGAAAGGGTGGCGAAACCATCCAGAAGATCACCGGTGAACTCGGTGTCGAAATCGACATCGACGACAGCGGACTCGTGTTCGTCACGGCTCTCAACGGAGACTCAATGGCGAAGGCGAAGGAGTGGATTGAAGGCATTGTTGCCAAGCCGGAAGTCGGAAAGGTCTACGAATGTAAGGTTGTCCGCATCATTGACGGCACCGGTGCCATCGTTGAATTCCTGAAGGGCAAAGATGCAATGATCCACATCTCCGAGCTCGCATGGGGTCGTACCGAGAAGGTCGAAGACGTCGTGAAAGTCGGCGATGTGATCCAGGCCAAGTGTGTCGAATTCGATGCACAGGAAGGCAAGACCCGCATGTCTCTCAAGCAGATGACTGCGCCTCCGGAAGGCTACGTTGCCCCAGTCCGCCGCCCGCCGATGAGTGGAGGACGCCCGGGTGGATTCGGTGGTGGCCGTCCAGGTGGATTCCGCCGCTAA